In Picosynechococcus sp. PCC 7002, the following are encoded in one genomic region:
- the purC gene encoding phosphoribosylaminoimidazolesuccinocarboxamide synthase: MSEHHPEKRYEGKAKILYSTADSDVLLTYFKDDATAFNAQKKGTIQGKGEMNCTIAAALLQWLETQGIPTHFIEQTKADEMLVKAVKILPVEVVVRNIAAGSLCKQTGLAQGTVLPQPLVEFYLKDDNLGDPLLTRDRLMLLQIVTAEQLAQLQDYALRINGLMQGFFARCQITLVDFKIEFGTDKTGTILLADEISPDTCRLWDQTETDPNLRVMDKDRFRQDLGNIENAYQTVQARVLAQVQQLQSLA; encoded by the coding sequence ATGAGCGAGCACCACCCGGAAAAAAGATACGAAGGTAAGGCAAAAATTCTCTACAGCACCGCCGACTCTGATGTTCTCCTCACCTATTTTAAAGATGACGCCACCGCCTTTAATGCCCAGAAAAAAGGCACCATCCAGGGTAAAGGGGAAATGAACTGCACCATTGCCGCTGCCCTCCTCCAATGGCTGGAAACCCAGGGTATTCCGACCCACTTTATCGAACAAACGAAAGCCGATGAAATGCTCGTTAAAGCAGTTAAAATTCTGCCGGTAGAAGTGGTTGTGCGCAATATTGCGGCGGGTAGTCTTTGTAAACAAACGGGTTTGGCCCAGGGCACAGTTCTCCCCCAACCCCTCGTGGAGTTTTATCTCAAGGATGATAACCTCGGTGATCCGCTCTTGACCCGCGATCGCCTTATGCTGCTTCAGATCGTCACCGCCGAGCAACTGGCCCAACTCCAGGACTATGCCCTGCGGATCAATGGTCTGATGCAAGGCTTTTTTGCGCGCTGTCAGATTACCCTGGTGGATTTTAAAATCGAGTTTGGCACCGACAAAACAGGGACAATTCTTTTGGCCGACGAAATTAGTCCCGACACCTGCCGCCTGTGGGATCAAACCGAAACAGACCCCAACCTGCGGGTGATGGATAAAGACCGCTTCCGTCAAGACCTCGGTAACA